One genomic segment of Streptomyces sp. NBC_00239 includes these proteins:
- a CDS encoding PP2C family protein-serine/threonine phosphatase has product MPVPVPRQRDTPAAESGQAGLPPHSLTLLVIEDDPAGGLTVPEMLDGEGNRIRIRTARNLTEAARLLTHDVHCILLDLSLPAGAAADTAVDELATLRQVLRIAPRHAVLVLTSEADAERAAEAVRVGAQDYLHRDELDGRLLSRAIRYAVERKRADIAQYKLAESKLRAQENARLERGLLPTPLLEGSDLRFAARYRPGRSRALLGGDFYDTVRTPDGTVHAMIGDVCGHGPDEAALGVELRIAWRALTLAGLCGDELLATLQEVLEVERPNEEIFATLCTVDIAPDGRRAGLCLAGHPAPLIARPGRRAQLLPYENSGPALGLLPRARWPRRQVELGGTWSLMLYTDGLIEGRIGKGRERLGQDGMVEMINRHLERALSGEALLEAAVTEARRLNGGELTDDVAVVLLDRVAGGQRPPL; this is encoded by the coding sequence ATGCCCGTACCCGTACCGCGGCAGAGGGATACCCCGGCCGCGGAGAGCGGTCAGGCCGGTCTGCCCCCGCACTCTCTTACCCTGCTGGTGATCGAGGACGACCCGGCCGGCGGCCTCACCGTCCCCGAGATGCTCGACGGCGAGGGCAACCGCATCCGGATCCGCACCGCGCGCAACCTCACCGAGGCCGCGCGGCTGCTGACGCACGACGTGCACTGCATCCTGCTCGACCTGTCCCTGCCGGCCGGCGCCGCCGCCGACACGGCCGTCGACGAGCTGGCCACGCTGCGCCAGGTGCTCCGGATCGCCCCGCGCCACGCGGTGCTCGTCCTGACCTCCGAGGCCGACGCCGAGCGCGCCGCGGAGGCGGTCCGGGTCGGCGCCCAGGACTACCTCCACCGGGACGAGCTCGACGGCCGGCTGCTGAGCCGCGCCATCCGGTACGCGGTGGAGCGCAAGCGTGCCGACATCGCCCAGTACAAGCTTGCAGAATCGAAACTGCGGGCCCAGGAGAACGCCCGCCTGGAACGCGGCCTGCTGCCCACCCCGCTGCTGGAGGGCTCGGACCTGCGCTTCGCGGCCCGCTACCGCCCCGGCCGCAGCCGCGCGCTGCTCGGCGGGGACTTCTACGACACGGTGCGCACCCCGGACGGCACCGTCCACGCGATGATCGGCGACGTCTGCGGGCACGGCCCGGACGAGGCGGCGCTCGGCGTGGAGCTGCGGATCGCCTGGCGGGCGCTCACCCTGGCCGGGCTGTGCGGCGACGAGCTGCTCGCCACCCTCCAGGAGGTGCTGGAGGTGGAGCGGCCCAACGAGGAGATCTTCGCGACGCTCTGCACGGTGGACATCGCCCCCGACGGCCGCCGCGCCGGACTGTGCCTGGCCGGCCACCCGGCCCCGCTGATCGCCCGTCCCGGCCGACGCGCGCAGCTGCTCCCGTACGAGAACAGCGGCCCGGCGCTCGGCCTGCTGCCGCGGGCCCGCTGGCCGCGCCGCCAGGTCGAGCTGGGCGGCACCTGGAGCCTGATGCTCTACACGGACGGCCTGATCGAGGGCCGGATCGGCAAGGGCCGCGAGCGGCTGGGCCAGGACGGCATGGTCGAGATGATCAACCGGCACCTGGAGCGGGCGCTCAGCGGCGAGGCGCTGCTGGAGGCGGCCGTCACGGAGGCCCGCCGCCTCAACGGCGGCGAGCTCACGGACGACGTGGCCGTGGTCCTGCTGGACCGGGTGGCGGGCGGTCAGCGCCCGCCGTTGTAG
- a CDS encoding C40 family peptidase: MNRRRGAAALTLICAMAVLCSPGLAHAAPLKPEPTPSPALEQVRKEIEDLYHQAAAATDAYNLAEEEAKRQSDQLVALAKQIVAGQARIADLKNRAGAAARAQYRTGGLPPAARLALSPTPNQFLDSAGLLRQGERATKGMLSELDRTQNDLKQYARDASVHWQTLEANRLKKDAAKKRVAEKIKAAELLENRLEAEEKARLLQLEREAQYRAQDDWLKTGALKDVNGKATDAGKRAVQYATAQIGKPYGWGDEGPNSYDCSGLTSQAWLAAGRTIPRTSQEQLRLLPKVAVKDMRPGDLIIYFADASHVAMYIGDGAMVHAPRPGRNITIAGAGSMPIRAVVRPDA; encoded by the coding sequence GTGAACCGAAGGCGCGGCGCCGCCGCACTCACTCTCATCTGCGCCATGGCCGTGCTGTGCAGCCCGGGGCTCGCGCATGCCGCGCCGCTGAAGCCGGAGCCGACCCCGAGTCCCGCCCTTGAGCAGGTGCGCAAGGAGATAGAGGACCTGTACCACCAGGCCGCCGCGGCCACGGACGCGTACAACCTCGCCGAGGAAGAGGCGAAGCGGCAGTCGGACCAGCTGGTCGCCCTCGCCAAGCAGATCGTCGCCGGGCAGGCGCGGATCGCCGACCTGAAGAACCGGGCGGGTGCCGCGGCGCGGGCCCAGTACCGCACCGGCGGGCTGCCGCCGGCCGCGCGGCTGGCGCTCAGCCCCACCCCCAACCAGTTCCTCGACAGCGCGGGCCTGCTCCGCCAGGGCGAGCGCGCCACCAAGGGCATGCTCAGCGAACTGGACCGCACGCAGAACGACTTGAAGCAGTACGCGAGGGACGCCAGCGTCCACTGGCAGACGCTCGAGGCCAACCGGCTGAAGAAGGACGCCGCGAAGAAGCGGGTCGCCGAGAAGATCAAGGCCGCCGAACTGCTGGAGAACCGGCTGGAGGCCGAGGAGAAGGCCCGGCTGCTCCAGTTGGAGCGCGAGGCCCAGTACCGGGCGCAGGACGACTGGCTCAAGACGGGCGCCCTGAAGGACGTCAACGGCAAGGCGACCGACGCCGGGAAGCGGGCCGTGCAGTACGCGACGGCGCAGATCGGCAAGCCGTACGGGTGGGGCGACGAGGGGCCGAACTCGTACGACTGCTCGGGGCTCACCTCGCAGGCGTGGCTGGCCGCGGGGCGGACGATCCCGCGGACCTCGCAGGAGCAGTTGCGGCTGTTGCCGAAGGTGGCGGTCAAGGACATGCGGCCGGGCGATCTGATCATCTACTTCGCCGATGCGAGTCATGTGGCCATGTACATAGGGGACGGCGCGATGGTGCATGCGCCGCGGCCGGGGCGGAACATCACGATCGCCGGCGCGGGCTCCATGCCGATCCGCGCGGTGGTCCGCCCGGACGCCTAA
- a CDS encoding class I SAM-dependent methyltransferase: MAPRSTPAPPPGRPVGTVTRGTTNPNRLRRMDRWIAATHGAALRRADAPVAVDLGYGAAPWTAVELLTRLRAAAPAVRVVGIEIEPARVAGARPYERDGLSFRHGGFEVPLDGGERPALIRAANVLRQYDEEQVAAVWARLCARLAPGGLLVEGTCDEIGRRHVWVALGPEGARTVTFATRLGSLERPSDLAERLPKALIHRNVPGEPVHAFLRDFDRAWAAAAPYASLGARQRWIRTARSLAVDWPLADGPRRWRQGELTVRWDALRPADG; this comes from the coding sequence ATGGCCCCCCGCAGCACCCCCGCCCCTCCCCCCGGCCGCCCCGTCGGCACGGTCACGCGCGGGACCACCAACCCGAACCGGCTGCGCCGCATGGACCGCTGGATCGCCGCCACCCACGGAGCCGCGCTGCGCCGCGCCGACGCGCCGGTCGCCGTCGACCTCGGTTACGGGGCGGCGCCCTGGACCGCCGTGGAACTGCTGACCCGGCTGCGGGCCGCCGCACCGGCCGTCCGGGTGGTCGGCATCGAGATCGAACCGGCCCGGGTCGCCGGCGCCCGGCCGTACGAGCGGGACGGGCTGTCCTTCCGGCACGGCGGCTTCGAGGTGCCGCTGGACGGCGGCGAGCGGCCGGCCCTGATCCGGGCCGCGAACGTGCTGCGCCAGTACGACGAGGAGCAGGTGGCGGCGGTCTGGGCACGGCTGTGCGCCCGGCTGGCCCCGGGCGGGCTGCTGGTCGAGGGGACCTGCGACGAGATCGGACGCCGCCACGTGTGGGTCGCGTTGGGGCCCGAAGGGGCGCGCACGGTGACGTTCGCGACCCGGCTGGGCTCCCTGGAGCGCCCCTCGGACCTCGCCGAGCGGCTCCCTAAGGCGCTCATCCACCGCAATGTGCCGGGCGAGCCGGTGCACGCCTTCCTGCGCGACTTCGACCGGGCGTGGGCGGCCGCGGCCCCGTACGCCTCGCTCGGCGCGCGGCAGCGGTGGATCCGTACGGCACGTTCCCTGGCGGTCGACTGGCCTCTCGCCGACGGCCCGCGGCGGTGGCGGCAGGGCGAGCTGACGGTCCGCTGGGACGCGCTGCGACCTGCCGACGGATAG
- the mshA gene encoding D-inositol-3-phosphate glycosyltransferase, whose product MSQYVSRLGGLGGRIAAGRSTFAAPHPPRLRIPGGHHRKPRRVAMLSVHTSPLHQPGTGDAGGMNVYIVELARRLAAIGIEVEIFTRATAGGLPPVVELAPGVLVRHVDAGPYEGLAKEELPAQLCAFTHGVMQAWAGHRPGYYDLVHSHYWLSGHVGWLAAERWGVPLVHAMHTMAKVKNAALAEGDTPEPAARVIGETQIVAAADRLIANTSEEADELVRHYEADPGKVAVVHPGVNLDRFTVGDGRAAARARLGLPQDALIPLFAGRIQPLKAPDVLLKAVAELVAQDPSMRRRLLVPVVGGPSGSGLAKPEGLQKLAARLGIADLVRFQPPVDQDRLADWFRAASVLVMPSYSESFGLVAIEAQAAGTPVVAAEVGGLPVAVNDGVTGFLVAGHDPVDYATVLRRFADDPALAGRMGAEAARHAQFFGWDTAASGTADVYTAAMHDHRRRVRSLHG is encoded by the coding sequence GTGAGTCAGTACGTGTCCCGGCTCGGCGGCCTCGGCGGCCGGATCGCCGCCGGCCGCTCGACGTTCGCCGCCCCCCACCCGCCTCGGCTCCGGATCCCCGGGGGCCACCACCGCAAACCGCGCCGGGTGGCCATGCTCAGCGTGCACACCTCTCCCCTGCACCAGCCGGGCACCGGCGACGCGGGCGGGATGAACGTCTACATCGTGGAGCTGGCCCGCCGGCTGGCCGCGATCGGCATCGAGGTCGAGATCTTCACCCGGGCGACGGCGGGCGGGCTGCCCCCGGTGGTCGAGCTGGCGCCCGGTGTCCTCGTACGGCACGTGGACGCGGGCCCTTACGAGGGGCTCGCCAAGGAGGAGCTGCCGGCGCAGCTGTGCGCTTTCACGCACGGCGTGATGCAGGCCTGGGCGGGGCACCGGCCCGGCTACTACGACCTCGTCCACTCCCACTACTGGCTGTCGGGGCACGTCGGCTGGCTCGCCGCCGAGCGCTGGGGCGTGCCCCTCGTACACGCCATGCACACCATGGCGAAGGTCAAGAACGCGGCGCTGGCGGAGGGCGACACCCCCGAGCCGGCGGCCCGCGTGATCGGCGAGACCCAGATCGTGGCGGCCGCGGACCGGCTCATCGCCAACACGTCCGAGGAGGCCGACGAGCTCGTACGGCACTACGAGGCGGACCCGGGCAAGGTCGCGGTCGTCCACCCCGGGGTCAACCTGGACCGGTTCACGGTCGGCGACGGGCGGGCCGCGGCCCGGGCCCGGCTGGGGCTGCCGCAGGACGCGCTGATCCCGCTGTTCGCGGGGCGCATCCAGCCGCTGAAGGCCCCCGACGTACTGCTGAAGGCCGTCGCGGAGCTCGTCGCGCAGGATCCCTCGATGCGCAGGCGGCTGCTGGTGCCGGTGGTGGGCGGGCCCAGCGGCAGCGGCCTCGCCAAGCCGGAGGGCCTGCAGAAGCTGGCCGCCCGCCTCGGCATCGCCGACCTCGTGCGCTTCCAGCCGCCGGTGGACCAGGACCGGCTCGCCGACTGGTTCCGGGCGGCGTCCGTACTGGTCATGCCCTCGTACAGCGAGTCGTTCGGGCTGGTCGCCATAGAGGCGCAGGCGGCCGGCACCCCGGTGGTCGCGGCGGAGGTCGGCGGGCTGCCGGTGGCGGTCAACGACGGCGTCACGGGCTTCCTGGTCGCCGGGCACGACCCGGTCGACTACGCCACCGTGCTGCGCCGCTTCGCGGACGACCCGGCGCTGGCCGGGCGGATGGGCGCGGAGGCGGCCCGGCACGCGCAGTTCTTCGGCTGGGACACCGCCGCGAGCGGCACGGCCGACGTGTACACCGCGGCGATGCACGATCACCGCCGTCGCGTACGCTCGCTGCATGGCTGA
- a CDS encoding YbjN domain-containing protein translates to MAEAGVTHVERVEQIARIVESTLDDAELEWERPEAGSYVVKLPGTRKLSTTCSLLIGRHSLSLNAFVIRHPDENEAGVHRWLLERNLRLYGVGYAVDRLGDVYLVGKLPLSVVTPEELDRLLGSVLEAADGAFNSLLELGFATAIRKEYAWRVSRGESTRNLDAFTHLTQRPS, encoded by the coding sequence ATGGCTGAGGCTGGGGTCACGCACGTCGAACGCGTCGAGCAGATCGCACGGATCGTCGAGAGCACGCTCGACGACGCCGAGCTGGAGTGGGAGCGCCCGGAGGCGGGCTCGTACGTCGTGAAGCTGCCGGGCACCCGGAAGCTGTCGACGACCTGCTCGCTGCTGATCGGCCGGCACTCGCTGTCCCTGAACGCCTTCGTGATCCGCCACCCGGACGAGAACGAGGCCGGCGTCCACCGCTGGCTGCTGGAGCGCAACCTGCGCCTGTACGGGGTGGGGTACGCCGTCGACCGGCTCGGTGACGTCTACCTGGTGGGCAAGCTGCCGCTGTCGGTGGTCACGCCGGAGGAGCTGGACCGGCTGCTGGGCTCGGTCCTGGAGGCCGCCGACGGAGCCTTCAACTCGCTGCTGGAGCTGGGCTTCGCGACGGCCATCCGCAAGGAGTACGCCTGGCGGGTCTCACGCGGCGAGTCGACCCGCAACCTGGACGCGTTCACACACCTGACGCAGCGCCCGTCCTGA
- a CDS encoding MDR family MFS transporter: protein MSVASLRRAARESVAGLPREFWWLWTSTLVNRLGAFVATFMALYLTLDRGYSASFAGLVAALHGLGAVISSLVAGVMTDRLGRRPTMMIAQTSTAFSVALLGFMEHPAAIAGVALLVGMASNASRPAVQAMMADIVRPQDRVRAFALNYWAINLGFGISAAGAGFIAQYSYLAGFLGEAALTLACAVIVFVKLPESRPQKTAGAAAKEPDVRLGEVLRDGRYMGVVGLSFLISLIFTQGSVGLPVAMGSAGFSPADYGLVIAVNGVLIVALQIPVTRFIEHRDPQRLLVVSALLAGYGFGLTAFADSLAVYALTVCVWTLAEIVNSPTQMGLVVRLSPVHGRGRYQGVYTMSWAVASLIAPLMAGGMIDRLGAGWLWGSTAVLGSVAGLGYWLLMRNLPPSPASEPVVCEPGTVEPVAVETAGTAAADEAPVRTGAASGV from the coding sequence ATGTCCGTTGCCAGTCTGCGGCGGGCCGCACGCGAGAGCGTCGCCGGCCTGCCCCGCGAGTTCTGGTGGCTGTGGACCAGCACCCTCGTCAACCGGCTCGGGGCCTTCGTCGCCACCTTCATGGCGTTGTACCTGACCCTGGACCGGGGCTATTCGGCCTCCTTCGCGGGACTCGTGGCCGCCCTGCACGGTCTGGGCGCGGTCATCTCCTCGCTGGTCGCGGGCGTCATGACGGACCGGCTCGGGCGCCGCCCGACGATGATGATCGCCCAGACCTCGACGGCGTTCTCGGTGGCGCTGCTCGGCTTCATGGAGCACCCGGCGGCCATCGCCGGCGTCGCCCTGCTGGTCGGCATGGCCTCGAACGCGTCCCGGCCCGCGGTGCAGGCGATGATGGCCGACATCGTGCGGCCGCAGGACCGGGTCCGGGCGTTCGCGCTGAACTACTGGGCCATCAACCTGGGCTTCGGGATCAGCGCCGCGGGCGCCGGCTTCATCGCCCAGTACAGCTACCTCGCGGGCTTCCTCGGCGAGGCCGCCCTGACGCTGGCGTGCGCGGTCATCGTCTTCGTGAAGCTGCCCGAGTCCCGCCCGCAGAAGACGGCGGGCGCGGCGGCCAAGGAGCCGGACGTCCGGCTCGGCGAGGTGCTGCGCGACGGCCGCTACATGGGTGTCGTCGGACTCTCGTTCCTGATCTCGCTGATCTTCACCCAAGGCTCGGTGGGCCTGCCCGTGGCCATGGGCTCGGCCGGCTTCTCGCCCGCCGACTACGGGCTCGTCATCGCCGTCAACGGCGTGCTGATCGTCGCCCTCCAGATCCCGGTCACCCGCTTCATCGAGCACCGCGACCCGCAGCGGCTGCTGGTGGTGTCCGCCCTGCTCGCCGGGTACGGATTCGGGCTGACGGCCTTCGCGGACTCGCTCGCCGTGTACGCGCTCACGGTGTGCGTGTGGACGCTGGCCGAGATCGTGAACTCCCCCACCCAGATGGGCCTGGTCGTCCGCCTCTCCCCGGTGCACGGACGCGGCCGCTACCAGGGCGTCTACACGATGTCCTGGGCGGTGGCCTCGCTGATCGCACCGCTGATGGCGGGCGGGATGATCGACCGCCTCGGCGCCGGCTGGCTGTGGGGCTCGACGGCCGTCCTCGGCTCGGTCGCGGGCCTGGGCTACTGGCTCCTGATGCGCAACCTGCCGCCGTCGCCCGCCTCCGAGCCGGTGGTCTGCGAGCCGGGGACGGTCGAGCCGGTGGCCGTCGAGACCGCCGGGACGGCGGCCGCCGATGAGGCCCCCGTCAGGACGGGCGCTGCGTCAGGTGTGTGA
- a CDS encoding phosphoglyceromutase, with translation MADAPYKLILLRHGESEWNAKNLFTGWVDVNLTEKGEKEAVRGGELLKDAGLLPDVLHTSLQKRAIRTAQLALESADRHWIPVHRSWRLNERHYGALQGKDKAQTLAEYGEEQFMLWRRSYDTPPPALADGTEFSQSEDPRYASIPPELRPNTECLKDVVVRMLPYWYDGIVPDLLAGRTVLVAAHGNSLRALVKHLDGVSDEAIAGLNIPTGIPLAYELDENFKPLTPGGTYLDPDAAAAAIEAVKNQGKK, from the coding sequence ATGGCCGACGCACCGTACAAGCTGATCCTCCTCCGCCACGGCGAGAGCGAATGGAACGCGAAGAACCTGTTCACCGGCTGGGTGGACGTCAACCTCACCGAGAAGGGCGAGAAGGAGGCGGTCCGCGGCGGTGAGCTGCTGAAGGACGCCGGCCTGCTGCCCGATGTACTGCACACCTCCCTCCAGAAGCGCGCGATCCGCACCGCGCAGCTGGCGCTGGAGTCCGCCGACCGCCACTGGATCCCGGTCCACCGCTCCTGGCGCCTGAACGAGCGCCACTACGGCGCCCTCCAGGGCAAGGACAAGGCCCAGACGCTCGCCGAGTACGGCGAGGAGCAGTTCATGCTGTGGCGCCGCTCGTACGACACCCCGCCGCCGGCCCTCGCGGACGGCACGGAGTTCTCCCAGTCCGAGGACCCGCGCTACGCGTCGATCCCGCCGGAGCTGCGCCCGAACACCGAGTGCCTCAAGGACGTCGTCGTCCGCATGCTGCCGTACTGGTACGACGGCATCGTCCCGGACCTGCTGGCCGGCCGCACCGTCCTGGTCGCCGCCCACGGCAACTCGCTGCGCGCCCTGGTCAAGCACCTCGACGGCGTCTCCGACGAGGCCATCGCGGGCCTGAACATCCCCACGGGCATCCCGCTCGCCTACGAGCTGGACGAGAACTTCAAGCCCCTCACCCCGGGCGGCACCTACCTCGACCCGGACGCCGCGGCGGCCGCCATCGAGGCCGTCAAGAACCAGGGCAAGAAGTAA
- a CDS encoding GNAT family N-acetyltransferase → MSVRVEIVTPANVDAALALRVRPEQEKNVSPVAHSLAEAYAWGETAWPRLIFDGERLVGFLMGFMDIPWNPEKDPADRRSGLWRLNVSADVQGRGYGRFAVAAVADEVRRRGGTELFTTWEPGPTGPGEFYRRLGFRETGETSGGQTVGVLEVGAANGT, encoded by the coding sequence ATGAGCGTGCGTGTGGAGATCGTTACGCCGGCGAACGTGGACGCGGCGCTGGCGCTGCGGGTGCGGCCGGAGCAGGAGAAGAACGTGTCGCCGGTCGCGCACTCGCTGGCCGAGGCGTACGCGTGGGGGGAGACGGCCTGGCCGCGGCTGATCTTCGACGGGGAGCGGCTCGTCGGGTTCCTGATGGGGTTCATGGACATCCCGTGGAACCCGGAGAAGGACCCGGCGGACCGGCGCAGCGGGCTGTGGCGGCTGAACGTCTCCGCCGACGTGCAGGGGCGCGGGTACGGGCGGTTCGCGGTGGCCGCGGTCGCCGACGAGGTGCGCCGGCGCGGCGGCACCGAGCTGTTCACCACCTGGGAGCCGGGGCCGACCGGGCCCGGTGAGTTCTACCGCCGGCTCGGCTTCCGGGAGACCGGCGAGACCAGCGGCGGCCAGACCGTCGGCGTCCTGGAGGTCGGCGCGGCGAACGGCACCTAA
- the phoU gene encoding phosphate signaling complex protein PhoU, translated as MRDAYHEELDSIGDALVEMARLVGSAIGRATTAMLDADLSLAENVIAADQKVDDLQHDLEARAIALLARQQPVATDLRIVVTSLRMSADLERSGDLAQHVAKLARLRFPDTAVPRDLTATILEMGQLAQRLMAKAAEVIITKDVDLALQLEQDDDEMDTLHRALFQHLMDDRWKHGIETAVDVTLLGRYYERFADHAVSVAKRVVYLVTGEHADELQAPVENV; from the coding sequence ATGCGGGACGCGTACCACGAGGAACTTGACTCGATCGGCGATGCCCTGGTCGAGATGGCCCGGCTCGTCGGCTCGGCGATCGGGCGGGCCACGACGGCCATGCTCGACGCCGACCTGAGCCTTGCCGAGAACGTGATCGCCGCGGACCAGAAGGTCGACGATCTGCAGCACGACCTGGAGGCCCGGGCCATCGCCCTGCTGGCCCGCCAGCAGCCCGTCGCCACCGACCTGCGCATCGTCGTGACCTCGCTGCGCATGAGCGCCGACCTGGAGCGCTCCGGCGACCTGGCCCAGCACGTGGCCAAGCTGGCCCGGCTGCGCTTCCCGGACACCGCGGTGCCGCGCGACCTCACCGCCACCATCCTGGAGATGGGCCAGCTCGCGCAGCGCCTGATGGCCAAGGCCGCCGAGGTGATCATCACCAAGGACGTGGACCTGGCGCTCCAGCTGGAGCAGGACGACGACGAGATGGACACGCTGCACCGGGCGCTCTTCCAGCACCTGATGGACGACCGCTGGAAGCACGGCATCGAAACGGCCGTCGACGTGACGCTGCTGGGCCGCTACTACGAGCGCTTCGCCGACCACGCGGTCTCGGTGGCCAAGCGCGTGGTCTACCTGGTGACGGGCGAGCACGCGGACGAGCTGCAGGCGCCGGTCGAGAACGTCTGA
- a CDS encoding sensor histidine kinase: MDVNAAVAAAAAIAGLCTGVIAMLAFRWSERDQARPTRSAMRPDINAVLPPGVDTVLSVLRSSAVVLDEGDSVVKASSAAYALGLVRGGKLAVEPMLHMARDTRRDGEIRQVELDLPRRGTGRGEALAVSARVAPLGSRLVLLLVEDLTEARRIEAVRRDFVANVSHELKTPVGALSLLSEAVMDASDDPEAVIRFAGRMQIEATRLTNLVQELIDLSRVQNDDPLEDAEPVRVDTLVAEAIDRCRHTASTKQITMAAGGTADLRVWGNRGQLAAALGNLVENAVNYSPARTRVGIAARRVAAPGGDFIEIAVTDQGIGIPEKDRERIFERFYRVDPARSRATGGTGLGLAIVKHVAASHGGEVTVWSSEGQGSTFTLRLPEAAAPRGRSLDAYGTPRGTEIHGSDGPGANGASGPHSGTATTARSVLETEPAIPAPEVLP, encoded by the coding sequence ATGGACGTGAACGCGGCGGTCGCCGCAGCGGCAGCGATCGCCGGGTTGTGCACCGGTGTCATCGCCATGCTGGCGTTCCGCTGGAGCGAGCGCGACCAGGCCCGCCCCACGCGGAGCGCCATGCGCCCCGACATCAACGCGGTCCTGCCGCCCGGCGTGGACACGGTGCTCTCCGTGCTCCGCTCCTCGGCGGTGGTGCTGGACGAGGGCGACAGCGTCGTCAAGGCGAGCTCCGCCGCCTACGCCCTCGGACTGGTCCGCGGCGGGAAGCTCGCCGTGGAGCCCATGCTCCACATGGCGCGCGACACCCGCAGGGACGGCGAGATACGGCAGGTCGAACTGGACCTGCCACGGCGCGGCACCGGCCGCGGCGAGGCCCTCGCGGTCTCCGCGCGGGTCGCCCCGCTCGGCTCCCGGCTGGTCCTGCTGCTGGTCGAGGACCTCACCGAGGCCCGCCGCATCGAGGCCGTCCGCCGCGACTTCGTGGCGAACGTGTCCCACGAGCTGAAGACCCCGGTGGGCGCGCTCTCGCTGCTCTCCGAGGCCGTCATGGACGCCTCGGACGACCCGGAGGCCGTCATCCGCTTCGCCGGCCGCATGCAGATCGAGGCGACCCGCCTCACCAATCTGGTCCAGGAGCTCATCGACCTTTCCCGGGTGCAGAACGACGACCCGCTGGAGGACGCCGAGCCGGTCCGGGTGGACACCCTGGTCGCCGAGGCCATAGACCGCTGCCGGCACACCGCGTCGACCAAGCAGATCACCATGGCCGCCGGAGGCACCGCCGACCTGCGAGTCTGGGGGAACCGCGGCCAGCTGGCCGCCGCCCTCGGCAACCTCGTGGAGAACGCCGTGAACTACAGCCCGGCCCGCACCAGGGTCGGCATCGCCGCCCGCCGGGTCGCCGCACCCGGCGGGGACTTCATCGAGATAGCCGTCACCGACCAGGGCATCGGCATCCCGGAGAAGGACCGCGAGCGCATCTTCGAGCGCTTCTACCGCGTGGACCCGGCCCGCTCCCGCGCCACCGGCGGCACGGGCCTGGGACTCGCCATCGTGAAGCACGTGGCCGCCTCGCACGGCGGCGAGGTCACGGTGTGGAGCTCCGAGGGCCAGGGCTCCACCTTCACCCTGCGACTGCCGGAGGCGGCGGCTCCGCGCGGGCGTAGCCTCGACGCGTACGGCACTCCTCGCGGCACCGAGATCCACGGCTCCGACGGCCCGGGCGCGAACGGCGCCTCGGGCCCGCATTCCGGAACGGCCACCACCGCTCGCTCCGTGCTTGAAACCGAACCTGCCATTCCTGCCCCGGAGGTCCTTCCGTGA
- a CDS encoding response regulator transcription factor translates to MTRVLVVEDEESFSDALSYMLRKEGFEVAIAATGPDGLDEFERNGADLVLLDLMLPGLPGTEVCRQLRGRSNVPVIMVTAKDSEIDKVVGLEIGADDYVTKPFSSRELVARIRAVLRRRGEPEEVTPAALEAGPVRMDVDRHVVTVAGAKIDLPLKEFDLLEMLLRNAGRVLTRMQLIDRVWGADYVGDTKTLDVHVKRLRAKIEPDPGAPRYLVTVRGLGYKFEP, encoded by the coding sequence GTGACCCGAGTGCTCGTCGTCGAGGATGAGGAATCCTTCAGCGACGCCCTGTCCTACATGCTCCGCAAGGAAGGCTTCGAGGTCGCGATCGCCGCGACCGGGCCCGACGGGCTCGACGAGTTCGAGCGCAACGGCGCCGACCTCGTCCTCCTCGACCTGATGCTGCCGGGGCTGCCCGGCACCGAGGTGTGCCGTCAGCTGCGCGGCCGCTCGAACGTGCCGGTCATCATGGTGACCGCCAAGGACAGCGAGATCGACAAGGTCGTCGGGCTGGAGATAGGAGCCGACGACTACGTGACGAAGCCCTTCTCCTCGCGGGAGCTGGTCGCCCGCATCCGCGCGGTGCTGCGCCGCCGCGGTGAGCCGGAGGAGGTCACCCCCGCGGCCCTGGAGGCGGGCCCGGTCCGCATGGACGTGGACCGGCACGTGGTCACCGTCGCGGGCGCCAAGATCGACCTCCCGCTGAAGGAGTTCGACCTGCTGGAGATGCTGCTGCGCAACGCGGGCCGCGTGCTGACCCGCATGCAGCTCATCGACCGGGTGTGGGGTGCGGACTACGTCGGCGACACCAAGACCCTCGACGTGCACGTGAAGCGCCTGCGCGCCAAGATCGAGCCGGACCCGGGCGCCCCGCGCTACCTGGTCACGGTCCGCGGCCTCGGCTACAAGTTCGAGCCGTAA